The Brachyspira hyodysenteriae ATCC 27164 genome includes a window with the following:
- the leuS gene encoding leucine--tRNA ligase, whose translation MEYNFTTIEKKWQKFWKDNQSFKTVSKPTDKKYYVLEMFPYPSGKMHMGHVSNYTIADSIARYYKLLGYDILHPMGWDAFGMPAENAAIEHKTHPAEWTLKNIANMKDQLNLLGYSYDWDREVTTCLPDYYKWGQWFILKMYEKGLLYRKGGDVNWCDHCNTVLANEQVTPEGTCWRCDGEVTKKKLEQWYIKVTDYAEQLDADLKLLEGYWPDNVIAMQKNWIGRSVGAYINFNLDDGKAFPIFTTRPDTIYGVTYMAIAWNYDGLLDMCTTEQKSAVEEFIKKSAKIDQKTDYEKEGVFTGRYVVNPFNGEKAPLYAANFVLAEYGSGAVMAVPAHDQRDFEFAKKYNIPVKVVIQNADNSLKAENMTEAYTEDGTVVNSDILNGLSSRDAIKRAIEYATEKGFGKEKVQYKLRDWLISRQRYWGNPLPFVHCEKCGVVPVPESELPITLPMDIEFTVGDNPLKKSESFVNTTCPKCGGKARRETDTMDTFTCSSWYYARYTDAHNNQMPFDPSAANAWLGVDQYIGGIEHACMHLLYSRFWYKFMRDIGLVKGDEPFNRLLTQGMVLANSYESRELKKFYTQEQMNNKEYEKDGIKKEDIIVKMEKMSKSKANGIDPAEIIELFGADAVRIFVMFVAPPEKDKEWSDEGVKGSSRFLNRIWNLFLKYKDEEAFKNGKSFDYNNLSKEGQKLFRKYNKTIKKVTIDIKDRFHFNTAIAALMELLNDMSVIKLANNDDYAMFKEVIRGYLILLNPIAPHMTEELYQILNFGKMILEERWVEHDEQYCKDDTFELVFQVNGKIRDRIEADVNISEDDAKAQALASEKVKAFTDGKNIVKVVYVKGKLVNIVVK comes from the coding sequence ATGGAATATAATTTTACTACCATTGAAAAGAAATGGCAGAAATTCTGGAAAGATAATCAGTCTTTCAAAACAGTATCTAAACCTACAGACAAAAAATACTATGTACTAGAAATGTTTCCATACCCATCTGGAAAAATGCATATGGGGCACGTTTCTAATTATACTATAGCTGACTCTATAGCTAGATACTATAAACTGTTAGGATATGATATTTTACACCCAATGGGTTGGGACGCTTTTGGTATGCCTGCAGAAAATGCTGCTATAGAACATAAAACTCACCCTGCTGAATGGACTTTAAAAAATATTGCTAATATGAAAGATCAGTTAAACTTACTTGGATATTCTTATGATTGGGATAGAGAAGTTACTACTTGTTTGCCTGATTATTATAAATGGGGACAATGGTTCATATTAAAAATGTATGAGAAAGGTCTTTTATATAGAAAAGGTGGAGATGTTAACTGGTGCGATCATTGTAATACAGTACTTGCAAATGAACAGGTTACTCCTGAAGGTACTTGCTGGAGATGCGACGGAGAAGTTACTAAAAAGAAACTTGAACAATGGTATATAAAAGTTACTGATTATGCAGAACAATTAGATGCAGATTTGAAATTATTAGAAGGTTATTGGCCTGATAATGTTATAGCTATGCAGAAAAACTGGATAGGAAGAAGTGTAGGTGCTTATATCAATTTCAATTTAGATGACGGTAAAGCTTTCCCTATATTTACAACTCGTCCAGACACTATTTATGGTGTTACTTATATGGCTATAGCTTGGAACTATGATGGACTTTTAGATATGTGTACCACTGAACAGAAGAGTGCTGTAGAGGAGTTCATTAAAAAGTCTGCTAAAATAGACCAAAAAACAGATTATGAGAAAGAAGGTGTATTCACTGGAAGATATGTAGTTAATCCATTTAATGGCGAGAAAGCTCCTTTATATGCTGCTAATTTCGTTTTAGCTGAGTATGGTAGCGGTGCTGTAATGGCTGTTCCTGCTCATGACCAAAGGGACTTTGAATTTGCTAAAAAATACAATATTCCTGTAAAAGTTGTTATACAAAATGCTGATAATTCTTTAAAAGCTGAAAACATGACAGAGGCTTATACTGAAGACGGTACAGTTGTTAATTCAGATATTTTAAATGGACTTTCTTCAAGAGATGCTATAAAAAGAGCAATAGAGTATGCTACAGAAAAAGGCTTTGGAAAAGAGAAAGTTCAGTATAAACTTAGAGACTGGCTTATATCAAGACAAAGATATTGGGGCAATCCTTTACCATTTGTACATTGTGAGAAATGCGGTGTTGTTCCTGTACCTGAAAGCGAACTTCCTATAACACTTCCTATGGATATAGAGTTTACAGTTGGTGATAACCCTCTTAAAAAATCAGAATCATTCGTTAATACGACTTGTCCTAAATGCGGCGGCAAGGCTAGAAGAGAAACTGATACTATGGATACATTCACATGCAGTTCCTGGTATTATGCTAGATATACAGATGCTCATAACAATCAGATGCCTTTCGATCCTTCAGCTGCAAATGCTTGGCTTGGAGTTGATCAGTATATAGGCGGTATTGAACATGCTTGTATGCATCTTTTATATTCAAGATTCTGGTACAAGTTTATGAGAGATATAGGACTCGTTAAAGGTGATGAGCCTTTCAATAGACTTCTTACTCAAGGTATGGTTTTAGCAAATAGCTATGAATCAAGAGAGTTAAAGAAATTCTATACTCAGGAACAAATGAACAATAAAGAGTATGAGAAAGATGGAATTAAAAAAGAAGACATTATAGTAAAAATGGAAAAGATGTCTAAATCAAAAGCTAATGGTATTGATCCTGCTGAGATTATAGAACTTTTTGGTGCTGATGCTGTTAGAATATTCGTTATGTTTGTTGCTCCTCCTGAAAAAGATAAAGAATGGTCTGATGAAGGTGTTAAAGGTTCTTCAAGATTCTTAAATAGAATTTGGAACTTATTCCTTAAATACAAAGATGAAGAAGCATTCAAAAACGGCAAATCATTTGATTATAATAACCTTTCAAAAGAAGGACAAAAATTATTCAGAAAATACAATAAAACTATTAAGAAAGTTACAATAGATATTAAAGACAGATTCCATTTCAATACTGCAATTGCTGCTTTGATGGAGCTTTTGAATGATATGTCTGTAATAAAATTAGCTAATAATGATGATTATGCTATGTTTAAAGAAGTTATAAGAGGATATTTAATACTTCTTAATCCTATAGCTCCTCATATGACAGAAGAACTTTATCAGATATTAAACTTCGGAAAAATGATACTCGAAGAAAGATGGGTTGAACATGATGAACAGTATTGCAAAGATGATACATTCGAGTTAGTATTCCAAGTTAATGGTAAGATAAGAGACAGAATAGAAGCTGATGTTAATATAAGCGAAGATGATGCAAAAGCTCAGGCATTAGCAAGCGAAAAAGTTAAAGCATTCACAGACGGTAAAAACATTGTTAAAGTTGTTTATGTTAAAGGAAAACTTGTAAATATAGTTGTAAAATAA
- the hisA gene encoding 1-(5-phosphoribosyl)-5-[(5-phosphoribosylamino)methylideneamino]imidazole-4-carboxamide isomerase, giving the protein MYILPAIDLKNGEVVRLVEGNYDNKTTYFNDPLEVLDFFIESGSSYLHVVDLDGASDGETINFKTIEKVIKKCDLFVEVGGGIRNEDTIKKYLDIGVKRTILGTAAVENIDFTNDMINKYKEHIAVSIDSRDRMIAVKGWKEINKQDSVEFCMKLDSMGIDTIIYTDISKDGKLSGTNLDIYKELREKISCNIIASGGVTFEDEIIKLRDMKINGAIVGKAIYEGKIDLKKIIEIAKQ; this is encoded by the coding sequence ATGTATATACTGCCTGCAATAGATTTAAAAAACGGAGAAGTTGTACGACTTGTAGAAGGTAATTATGATAATAAAACAACTTATTTTAATGATCCTTTAGAAGTTTTGGATTTCTTTATTGAAAGCGGAAGCAGTTATTTGCATGTAGTTGATTTGGATGGTGCAAGCGACGGAGAAACTATTAATTTTAAAACTATAGAAAAAGTAATAAAGAAATGCGATTTATTTGTAGAAGTGGGCGGCGGTATAAGAAATGAAGACACTATAAAAAAGTATTTGGATATAGGTGTAAAAAGAACAATATTAGGAACTGCTGCTGTTGAAAATATTGATTTTACTAATGATATGATTAATAAATATAAAGAGCATATAGCAGTATCTATAGATTCAAGAGATAGAATGATAGCAGTTAAAGGCTGGAAAGAAATTAATAAACAAGATTCTGTAGAGTTTTGTATGAAATTAGATAGTATGGGGATAGATACTATTATATATACAGATATTTCAAAGGATGGTAAACTTTCCGGTACTAATTTAGATATTTATAAAGAGTTAAGAGAAAAAATTTCATGCAATATTATAGCTTCAGGCGGTGTAACTTTTGAAGATGAAATTATAAAATTGAGAGATATGAAAATTAATGGTGCTATAGTTGGAAAAGCTATATATGAAGGTAAAATAGATTTAAAAAAGATAATAGAAATAGCAAAGCAGTAA
- a CDS encoding bactofilin family protein, whose protein sequence is MARKDMINSVIGDGSSFKGTFIVKGSFQIDGKFEGELKIDGHLIIGPNGKVKTSTIITESITIAGTLIGNIDAQKEVILIETGRVLGNIEAPKIDVGEGAVIQGEMTITGGQKKDITKVVQESFTGIKIEDEISDNNTSDNSASSENTYNSYNADNNNSNNSIF, encoded by the coding sequence ATGGCAAGAAAAGACATGATAAATAGCGTTATAGGAGATGGTTCGTCTTTTAAAGGTACTTTTATTGTAAAAGGTTCTTTTCAAATAGATGGGAAATTTGAAGGAGAATTAAAGATAGACGGACATTTGATCATAGGTCCTAATGGTAAAGTAAAGACAAGTACTATAATAACAGAAAGTATTACAATAGCAGGTACTTTGATTGGTAATATTGATGCTCAGAAAGAAGTTATATTAATAGAAACAGGCAGAGTTTTAGGAAATATTGAAGCACCTAAAATAGATGTTGGAGAAGGTGCTGTTATACAAGGTGAAATGACTATTACAGGCGGACAGAAAAAAGATATTACAAAAGTAGTTCAGGAATCTTTCACTGGTATAAAAATAGAAGATGAGATATCAGATAATAATACTTCTGATAATAGTGCTTCAAGTGAGAATACTTATAATAGTTATAACGCAGATAATAACAATTCAAATAATAGTATTTTTTAA
- a CDS encoding NAD(P)-dependent alcohol dehydrogenase, which produces MKKAILITIISILYIVSCNDSSNAQTTAQNNTTVNNQNNSSNAMYNQELKKAPINIQTNANGRVKTRGFAAVSANMDFKYHEFTRHAVGSNDVLIEILYAGICHSDIHVVEGKSSNTPLVVGHEIAGRVVQVGNAVTKFKVGDFAGVGCMVNSCGQCESCLDNLEQYCLNRAVYTYGSRDRFHNNEITQGGYSDNIVVSEDFAILIPDNAELDKVAPLLCAGITTYSPIQVMNVKKGDKIGIAGFGGLGSMAVKYAVKLGAEVTVFDITEDKRQDALNMGAVKYVNVNNAEDLKNVNNTLNYIISTIPAYYDVNMYMRMLKRGGTMCILGLPRTSKMPTLIAMVGQHGSKKLFGSLIGGIKETQEMLNYSIENNIYPTVEIIKADAQTISEAYRKVIDGKVKFRYVIDIRTINK; this is translated from the coding sequence ATGAAAAAAGCTATATTAATAACTATTATATCAATATTATATATTGTATCATGTAATGACTCTTCTAATGCTCAGACAACTGCACAAAATAATACTACAGTTAATAATCAAAATAATTCTTCAAACGCAATGTATAATCAGGAATTGAAAAAAGCCCCTATCAATATACAAACTAATGCAAACGGCAGAGTAAAAACTAGAGGCTTTGCAGCAGTTTCAGCTAATATGGATTTTAAATATCATGAGTTTACAAGACATGCTGTAGGAAGCAATGATGTTTTGATAGAAATACTTTATGCTGGAATATGCCATAGCGATATACATGTTGTTGAAGGAAAATCAAGCAATACTCCTTTAGTTGTAGGACATGAAATAGCAGGCAGAGTCGTACAGGTTGGAAATGCAGTAACAAAATTCAAAGTGGGAGATTTTGCAGGTGTGGGCTGTATGGTAAACTCTTGCGGACAATGCGAAAGCTGTTTAGATAATTTAGAACAGTACTGTTTAAATAGAGCAGTTTATACTTACGGTTCAAGAGACAGATTCCATAATAATGAAATCACTCAAGGAGGATACTCTGATAATATAGTAGTATCTGAAGATTTTGCAATACTTATACCAGATAATGCGGAACTAGATAAAGTTGCTCCGCTTCTTTGTGCAGGTATTACAACTTATTCACCTATACAAGTTATGAATGTAAAAAAAGGCGATAAAATAGGTATTGCAGGATTCGGAGGACTTGGATCTATGGCTGTAAAATATGCTGTAAAATTAGGTGCTGAGGTTACTGTATTTGATATAACAGAAGATAAAAGACAGGACGCTTTAAATATGGGAGCTGTAAAGTATGTTAATGTTAATAATGCAGAAGATTTAAAAAATGTTAATAACACTCTTAATTATATAATAAGTACAATTCCAGCTTATTATGATGTTAATATGTATATGCGTATGCTTAAAAGAGGCGGTACTATGTGTATATTAGGACTTCCTAGAACATCCAAAATGCCCACTCTTATAGCAATGGTGGGACAGCATGGCAGTAAAAAATTATTCGGCTCACTTATAGGAGGCATAAAAGAAACTCAGGAAATGCTTAACTATTCTATAGAAAATAATATTTACCCTACTGTAGAAATAATAAAAGCAGATGCTCAAACTATATCAGAAGCTTATAGAAAAGTTATAGACGGAAAAGTAAAATTCAGATATGTAATAGATATTCGTACTATAAACAAATAA
- a CDS encoding type II toxin-antitoxin system HicA family toxin, with the protein MKTISGKKFCKLLENHGWVLARINGSHYIYVKSGSDFRISIPVHKNDDLKIGLLKKLLKITNISEDEL; encoded by the coding sequence ATGAAAACCATAAGTGGTAAAAAATTTTGTAAATTATTAGAGAATCATGGTTGGGTTCTTGCTAGAATAAATGGAAGTCATTATATTTATGTAAAATCAGGAAGTGATTTTAGAATATCGATACCAGTACATAAAAATGATGATTTAAAGATAGGGCTTTTGAAAAAATTATTAAAGATTACCAATATATCGGAAGATGAACTATAA
- a CDS encoding tetratricopeptide repeat protein, which yields MKRIFFIFSIFVLTCLSIYAQGQSLNTPNRTADTVRTIEIDTNAYKSLFDGKLEPAWVYIGEAKRAINKGDIPYALYIMNKTLMYYPDNADAHYFLGLIYEKEAGNPAEQGGAASYRLAIEEYKKAISLSTNLTIPAYKLDAYFSLLYIYEKLIDENNYAAMEKEIINMAENTYKNYEKGRIYFKLAEHYGNRNRGTSAVDYYRQAYINGYRQKLSLFRMSLIYRRMRNYVKEKETLMLAIKYDFDNIEPSNFDVQKAIVRRLEALKNVRIPKKLN from the coding sequence ATGAAACGTATATTTTTTATATTTAGTATATTCGTATTGACTTGTTTATCAATATATGCTCAGGGACAATCCCTTAATACACCTAATAGAACTGCAGATACCGTTAGGACTATAGAGATTGATACAAATGCCTACAAATCCTTATTCGACGGTAAATTAGAGCCTGCTTGGGTATATATAGGAGAAGCCAAAAGAGCAATAAATAAAGGCGATATTCCTTATGCTCTGTACATAATGAATAAAACTTTAATGTATTATCCTGATAATGCTGATGCTCATTATTTTTTGGGTTTAATATATGAAAAAGAGGCTGGAAATCCTGCAGAACAGGGCGGAGCAGCATCTTATCGTTTAGCTATAGAAGAATATAAAAAAGCTATAAGTTTATCCACTAATCTTACTATACCGGCATATAAATTAGATGCATATTTCAGTCTTTTATATATATACGAGAAATTAATAGATGAAAATAATTATGCTGCTATGGAAAAAGAGATTATTAATATGGCTGAAAATACATATAAAAACTATGAGAAAGGAAGAATCTATTTTAAATTGGCAGAACATTATGGAAACAGAAATAGAGGTACTTCTGCTGTAGATTATTATAGACAAGCTTATATTAATGGATACAGACAAAAATTATCTCTTTTCAGAATGTCTTTAATATATAGAAGAATGCGTAATTATGTAAAAGAAAAAGAAACTTTGATGCTTGCTATTAAATATGATTTCGATAATATTGAACCTAGTAATTTTGATGTTCAAAAAGCTATAGTTAGAAGATTAGAAGCTTTAAAGAATGTTAGAATACCTAAGAAATTAAATTAA
- a CDS encoding DUF3226 domain-containing protein yields the protein MKIEINNGNSFNEKKIIHIKKYIDDNHKLIVIFDADNDIQNSIDNIKNNLTNYNLHDEDIFLFPNNKDNGNLENILINIAVRKEIMNCFDNYTKCIEALNDTNIPVNKSKVYAYLESIKVDNKKEIKEDKRDYTNNEIWNIDSDYLIPLKIFFDKHFVNGN from the coding sequence ATTAAGATAGAAATAAATAATGGTAACAGTTTTAATGAAAAGAAAATAATTCATATAAAAAAATATATTGATGATAATCATAAATTAATTGTAATATTTGATGCTGATAACGATATACAAAATTCTATTGATAATATAAAAAACAATTTAACAAATTATAATTTACATGATGAAGATATATTTTTATTTCCAAATAATAAAGATAATGGTAATTTAGAAAACATACTAATTAATATTGCTGTAAGAAAAGAAATAATGAATTGTTTTGATAATTATACAAAATGTATAGAAGCATTAAATGACACAAATATTCCAGTAAATAAATCAAAAGTATATGCATATTTAGAATCTATAAAAGTAGATAATAAAAAAGAAATTAAGGAAGATAAAAGAGATTATACCAATAATGAAATTTGGAATATAGATAGTGATTATTTAATACCATTGAAAATTTTTTTTGATAAACATTTTGTTAATGGAAATTAA
- the map gene encoding type I methionyl aminopeptidase translates to MAIKIKTQAEINLMRESGHILANVFKEVEKIVQPGISTKEIDKFVYDYIRKHNAKPSFKGYGNPPFPGSICSSINNEVIHGIPSKKKILKDGDIIGLDIGVYYKGYHSDRAFTFKVGNVSEEASRLVEVTMQSFFNGVKKIKDGVHLGDVSHAIQKTAEDAGYSLVREFQGHGVGANLHEEPAVPNRGKEGAGPILKTNMVIAIEPMVNMGHHAILIEDDDWTIITRDGSLSAHYEHTVAVKEDGVEILTALEDDEIVNKYLGK, encoded by the coding sequence ATGGCTATAAAAATAAAAACACAAGCTGAAATCAATTTAATGCGTGAAAGCGGACATATATTGGCTAATGTATTTAAAGAAGTTGAAAAAATAGTTCAGCCAGGAATCTCTACTAAAGAAATAGATAAATTTGTTTATGATTATATAAGAAAACATAATGCCAAACCTTCATTTAAAGGCTATGGTAATCCTCCTTTTCCTGGTTCTATATGTTCATCCATAAATAATGAAGTAATACATGGAATACCAAGCAAAAAGAAAATTTTGAAGGATGGTGATATAATAGGTTTAGATATAGGTGTATATTATAAAGGCTATCATTCAGACAGAGCATTCACTTTTAAAGTAGGAAATGTATCAGAAGAAGCTTCAAGATTGGTTGAAGTTACTATGCAGTCATTTTTTAATGGTGTAAAAAAAATAAAAGATGGTGTTCATTTGGGTGATGTTTCTCATGCCATTCAGAAAACTGCTGAAGATGCCGGATATTCTCTTGTAAGAGAGTTTCAAGGTCATGGAGTAGGGGCAAATTTGCATGAAGAACCTGCTGTACCTAATAGGGGAAAAGAGGGGGCAGGTCCTATACTGAAAACTAATATGGTTATAGCTATAGAACCTATGGTTAATATGGGACATCATGCCATTTTAATAGAAGATGATGATTGGACTATCATAACAAGAGACGGTTCATTATCAGCACATTATGAACATACTGTAGCTGTTAAAGAAGACGGCGTTGAGATATTAACTGCTTTAGAAGATGATGAGATAGTAAATAAATATCTTGGTAAATAA
- a CDS encoding FkbM family methyltransferase, producing the protein MEKINKIFNECRTIVSKNLSKEEIEKIENNDNFIKAMKEENNNSFDVFYNMLEESYSKDLFEKIVRYRYMLAFNKDAYTNSKEKIKLSIKYGSINIFSWGLKRFLFALQKYKYPKEIENFLLFYIFGLEQYNIKNIFEVNNDSVIFDVGAWKGDTAYFFSKKCNDNAKIYAFEPDKNAYETLKFMKEKYKLNNVILKNVLFSNKKETIDFVSMTPDTPTVKMDAITIDEFVENDNIERIDYLKMDVEGAEMHIFEGAVNTIKKFRPSIAVAVYHGGELFMEDFYKVPIFIKKITENYEYYLRTFSPWGGETILFCIPKK; encoded by the coding sequence ATGGAAAAAATAAATAAAATATTTAATGAATGCAGAACTATAGTTAGTAAAAACTTATCTAAAGAAGAAATAGAAAAAATAGAAAATAATGATAATTTTATCAAAGCTATGAAAGAAGAAAATAATAATAGTTTTGATGTATTTTATAATATGCTTGAAGAGTCTTATTCAAAAGATTTATTTGAAAAAATAGTAAGATACAGGTATATGCTTGCTTTTAATAAAGATGCTTATACTAATTCTAAAGAAAAGATAAAATTGAGTATAAAGTATGGCTCTATTAATATATTTTCATGGGGATTAAAAAGATTTTTATTTGCTTTACAAAAGTACAAATATCCTAAAGAAATAGAAAATTTTTTGCTTTTCTATATATTCGGACTCGAGCAATATAATATAAAAAATATTTTTGAAGTTAATAATGATAGTGTAATATTTGATGTAGGTGCTTGGAAAGGTGATACAGCTTATTTCTTTTCTAAGAAATGTAATGATAATGCCAAAATCTATGCTTTTGAGCCGGATAAAAATGCCTATGAAACATTAAAATTTATGAAAGAAAAATACAAATTAAATAATGTAATATTAAAAAATGTTCTATTTTCTAATAAAAAAGAAACTATTGATTTTGTATCTATGACTCCTGATACTCCTACAGTAAAGATGGATGCTATTACTATAGATGAATTTGTAGAAAATGATAACATAGAAAGAATAGATTACTTGAAAATGGATGTTGAAGGGGCAGAGATGCATATATTTGAAGGTGCTGTAAACACTATTAAAAAATTCCGTCCTTCAATTGCAGTTGCTGTATATCATGGAGGTGAGCTTTTTATGGAAGATTTTTATAAAGTCCCAATATTTATAAAGAAAATAACAGAAAATTATGAATATTATCTAAGAACATTCTCTCCTTGGGGAGGAGAAACAATACTTTTTTGTATACCTAAAAAATAA
- a CDS encoding AAA family ATPase has protein sequence MIKNLYIENFRGFDKLKIDNIKKINFLVGKNNCGKTSVLEALMLILSESRIKIIENIKAINRFTENKAEIRTLFHNFDYNNNINLNYNEDNNISYNINISPIFKDEKMINDDNIELNYNMIISNEDTNTIEEKKITIPNINNTIFMMSRKSENIDSKREAYIPNTVEYHSLSNYLVEILKNKNEEELLKMISFFNKDIKAISMLKNDIYINIDGINELVLLNLMGDGLKKYLSIILPIITNKYNTILVDEIENGLHHKTIKHLLRSILNLSKNNDIQMFFTTHSYEVLKFLSEIVNDEFNDIKDTVNVINIVNTENEGFQSYNYDMDNIKELLENDSDIRY, from the coding sequence ATGATTAAAAACTTATATATAGAAAATTTCAGAGGCTTTGATAAATTAAAGATAGATAATATAAAAAAAATAAATTTTCTAGTTGGCAAAAATAACTGCGGAAAAACAAGCGTACTTGAAGCTTTAATGCTTATTTTATCAGAATCTCGTATTAAGATAATTGAAAATATAAAAGCTATAAACAGATTCACAGAAAATAAAGCAGAAATAAGAACCCTATTTCATAATTTTGACTATAATAACAATATAAATTTGAATTACAATGAAGATAATAATATAAGCTATAATATAAATATAAGCCCAATATTTAAAGATGAAAAAATGATTAATGATGATAATATTGAGTTAAATTACAATATGATTATTTCTAATGAAGATACTAATACCATAGAAGAAAAAAAAATAACCATACCTAATATTAATAATACTATATTTATGATGAGCAGAAAATCTGAAAATATAGATAGTAAAAGAGAAGCTTATATACCTAATACAGTAGAATATCATTCATTAAGTAATTATTTAGTAGAAATATTAAAAAATAAAAATGAAGAAGAATTACTAAAAATGATTTCATTTTTCAATAAAGATATAAAAGCAATTAGTATGCTAAAAAATGATATATATATAAATATTGATGGTATAAATGAATTAGTATTATTAAATTTAATGGGTGATGGATTAAAAAAATATTTATCTATTATATTACCTATAATAACAAATAAATATAATACTATTTTAGTTGATGAAATAGAAAATGGGCTTCATCATAAAACTATTAAACATTTATTAAGAAGCATATTAAATCTAAGTAAAAATAATGACATTCAAATGTTCTTCACAACTCATAGCTATGAAGTATTAAAATTTTTATCTGAAATAGTTAATGATGAGTTTAATGATATAAAAGATACTGTAAATGTTATCAATATAGTCAATACAGAAAATGAAGGATTTCAATCATATAATTATGATATGGATAACATTAAAGAATTACTCGAAAATGATTCTGATATAAGGTACTAA
- a CDS encoding rubrerythrin family protein: MLKKSLLIYIFLIFSFVLYSQNSQAVKNSLEAVSKAYDMEINSSFAYAKFSAASKNKAIANLFLSVSDSKSCHANILYNAAIQDKITDTILKAQVGDPKVGTDIENLKSAQSMTSYEYTKMYPELLKIINKENKKEMANEINNIIKVEKSHNALFTKSMNDLQNNKHLADKYYLCAICGYVEADSAPDKCPICGSSKNIFVEYK, encoded by the coding sequence ATGTTAAAGAAATCATTACTTATTTATATTTTTTTAATTTTCAGTTTTGTTCTATATTCTCAAAATTCACAAGCGGTGAAAAATTCTTTAGAGGCTGTATCTAAGGCTTATGATATGGAGATTAATTCTTCTTTTGCTTATGCTAAATTTTCAGCAGCTTCAAAAAATAAGGCTATAGCTAATTTATTTTTATCTGTTTCTGACTCAAAATCTTGTCATGCTAATATTTTATATAATGCTGCTATTCAAGATAAGATAACAGATACTATTTTAAAAGCTCAGGTAGGAGATCCTAAGGTAGGAACTGACATTGAAAATTTAAAATCAGCTCAATCAATGACTTCTTATGAATATACTAAAATGTATCCTGAATTATTGAAAATAATAAATAAAGAAAATAAAAAAGAAATGGCAAATGAGATTAATAATATAATAAAAGTAGAAAAATCTCATAATGCTTTATTTACTAAATCTATGAATGATTTGCAAAATAATAAACATTTGGCAGATAAATATTATTTATGTGCAATTTGCGGTTATGTTGAGGCTGATTCAGCACCAGATAAATGTCCTATATGCGGCAGTTCTAAAAATATATTTGTAGAATATAAATAA
- a CDS encoding type II toxin-antitoxin system HicB family antitoxin: MVFKVIVHQDEDGFWAEVPSIKGCFTQADTMEELEFNIKEAIEGCLSVDIEEYNKDNIVKTIDVVL, encoded by the coding sequence ATGGTTTTTAAAGTTATTGTACATCAAGATGAGGATGGTTTTTGGGCAGAAGTTCCATCTATAAAAGGGTGTTTTACTCAAGCTGATACTATGGAAGAATTAGAATTCAATATAAAAGAAGCTATTGAAGGATGTCTTTCAGTTGATATTGAAGAATATAATAAAGATAATATTGTAAAAACTATTGATGTAGTATTATGA